The following proteins are encoded in a genomic region of Pan troglodytes isolate AG18354 chromosome 2, NHGRI_mPanTro3-v2.0_pri, whole genome shotgun sequence:
- the EIF4A2 gene encoding eukaryotic initiation factor 4A-II isoform X2 codes for MSGGSADYNREHGGPEGMDPDGVIESNWNEIVDNFDDMNLKESLLRGIYAYGFEKPSAIQQRAIIPCIKGYDVIAQAQSGTGKTATFAISILQQLEIEFKETQALVLAPTRELAQQIQKVILALGDYMGATCHACIGGTNVRNEMQKLQAEAPHIVVGTPGRVFDMLNRRYLSPKWIKMFVLDEADEMLSRGFKDQIYEIFQKLNTSIQVVLLSATMPTDVLEVTKKFMRDPIRILVKKEELTLEGIKQFYINVEREEWKLDTLCDLYETLTITQAVIFLNTRRKVDWLTEKMHARDFTVSALHGDMDQKERDVIMREFRSGSSRVLITTDLLARGIDVQQVSLVINYDLPTNRENYIHRIGRGGRFGRKGVAINFVTEEDKRILRDIETFYNTTVEEMPMNVADLI; via the exons ATGTCTGGTGGCTCCGCGGATTATAACAG AGAACATGGCGGCCCAGAGGGAATGGACCCCGATGGTGTCATCGAG AGCAACTGGAATGAGATTGTTGATAACTTTGATGATATGAATTTAAAGGAGTCTCTCCTTCGTGGCATCTATGCTTACGGTTTTGAGAAGCCTTCCGCTATTCAGCAGAGAGCTATTATTCCCTGTATTAAAG GGTATGATGTGATTGCTCAAGCTCAGTCAGGTACTGGCAAGACAGCCACATTTGCTATTTCCATCCTGCAACAGTTGGAGATTGAGTTCAAGGAGACCCAAGCACTAGTATTGGCCCCCACCAGAGAACTGGCTCAACAG ATCCAAAAGGTAATTCTGGCACTTGGAGACTATATGGGAGCCACTTGTCATGCCTGCATTGGTGGAACAAATGTTCGAAATGAAATGCAAAAACTGCAGGCTGAAGCACCACATATTGTTGTTGGTACACCCGGGAGAGTGTTTGATATGTTAAACAGAAGATACCTTT CTCCAAAATGGATCAAAATGTTTGTTTTGGATGAAGCAGATGAAATGTTGAGCCGTGGTTTTAAGGATCAAATCTATGAGATTTTCCAAAAACTAAACACAAGTATTCAG gttGTGTTGCTTTCTGCCACAATGCCAACTGATGTGTTGGAAGTGACCAAAAAATTCATGAGAGATCCAATTCGAattctggtgaaaaaggaagaattGACCCTTGAAGGAATCAAACAGTTTTATATTAATGTTGAGAGAGAG GAATGGAAGTTGGATACACTTTGTGACTTGTACGAGACACTGACCATTACACAGGCTGTTATTTTTCTCAATACGAGGCGCAAGGTGGACTGGCTGACTGAGAAAATGCATGCCAGAGACTTCACAGTTTCTGCTCTG CATGGTGACATGGACCAGAAGGAGAGAGATGTTATCATGAGGGAATTCCGGTCAGGGTCAAGTCGTGTTCTGATCACTACTGACTTGTTG GCTCGCGGGATTGATGTGCAACAAGTGTCTTTGGTTATAAATTATGATCTACCTACCAATCGTGAAAACTATATTCACAG AATTGGCAGAGGGGGTCGATTTGGGAGGAAAGGTGTGGCTATAAACTTTGTTACTGAAGAAGACAAGAGGATTCTTCGTGACATTGAGACTTTCTACAATACTACAGTGGAGGAGATGCCCATGAATGTGGCTGACCTTATTTAA
- the EIF4A2 gene encoding eukaryotic initiation factor 4A-II isoform X1 has translation MSGGSADYNSREHGGPEGMDPDGVIESNWNEIVDNFDDMNLKESLLRGIYAYGFEKPSAIQQRAIIPCIKGYDVIAQAQSGTGKTATFAISILQQLEIEFKETQALVLAPTRELAQQIQKVILALGDYMGATCHACIGGTNVRNEMQKLQAEAPHIVVGTPGRVFDMLNRRYLSPKWIKMFVLDEADEMLSRGFKDQIYEIFQKLNTSIQVVLLSATMPTDVLEVTKKFMRDPIRILVKKEELTLEGIKQFYINVEREEWKLDTLCDLYETLTITQAVIFLNTRRKVDWLTEKMHARDFTVSALHGDMDQKERDVIMREFRSGSSRVLITTDLLARGIDVQQVSLVINYDLPTNRENYIHRIGRGGRFGRKGVAINFVTEEDKRILRDIETFYNTTVEEMPMNVADLI, from the exons ATGTCTGGTGGCTCCGCGGATTATAACAG CAGAGAACATGGCGGCCCAGAGGGAATGGACCCCGATGGTGTCATCGAG AGCAACTGGAATGAGATTGTTGATAACTTTGATGATATGAATTTAAAGGAGTCTCTCCTTCGTGGCATCTATGCTTACGGTTTTGAGAAGCCTTCCGCTATTCAGCAGAGAGCTATTATTCCCTGTATTAAAG GGTATGATGTGATTGCTCAAGCTCAGTCAGGTACTGGCAAGACAGCCACATTTGCTATTTCCATCCTGCAACAGTTGGAGATTGAGTTCAAGGAGACCCAAGCACTAGTATTGGCCCCCACCAGAGAACTGGCTCAACAG ATCCAAAAGGTAATTCTGGCACTTGGAGACTATATGGGAGCCACTTGTCATGCCTGCATTGGTGGAACAAATGTTCGAAATGAAATGCAAAAACTGCAGGCTGAAGCACCACATATTGTTGTTGGTACACCCGGGAGAGTGTTTGATATGTTAAACAGAAGATACCTTT CTCCAAAATGGATCAAAATGTTTGTTTTGGATGAAGCAGATGAAATGTTGAGCCGTGGTTTTAAGGATCAAATCTATGAGATTTTCCAAAAACTAAACACAAGTATTCAG gttGTGTTGCTTTCTGCCACAATGCCAACTGATGTGTTGGAAGTGACCAAAAAATTCATGAGAGATCCAATTCGAattctggtgaaaaaggaagaattGACCCTTGAAGGAATCAAACAGTTTTATATTAATGTTGAGAGAGAG GAATGGAAGTTGGATACACTTTGTGACTTGTACGAGACACTGACCATTACACAGGCTGTTATTTTTCTCAATACGAGGCGCAAGGTGGACTGGCTGACTGAGAAAATGCATGCCAGAGACTTCACAGTTTCTGCTCTG CATGGTGACATGGACCAGAAGGAGAGAGATGTTATCATGAGGGAATTCCGGTCAGGGTCAAGTCGTGTTCTGATCACTACTGACTTGTTG GCTCGCGGGATTGATGTGCAACAAGTGTCTTTGGTTATAAATTATGATCTACCTACCAATCGTGAAAACTATATTCACAG AATTGGCAGAGGGGGTCGATTTGGGAGGAAAGGTGTGGCTATAAACTTTGTTACTGAAGAAGACAAGAGGATTCTTCGTGACATTGAGACTTTCTACAATACTACAGTGGAGGAGATGCCCATGAATGTGGCTGACCTTATTTAA
- the RFC4 gene encoding replication factor C subunit 4 isoform X1 yields the protein MQAFLKGTSISTKPPLTKDRGVAATAGSSGENKKAKPVPWVEKYRPKCVDEVAFQEEVVAVLKKSLEGADLPNLLFYGPPGTGKTSTILAAARELFGPELFRLRVLELNASDERGIQVVREKVKNFAQLTVSGSRSDGKPCPPFKIVILDEADSMTSAAQAALRRTMEKESKTTRFCLICNYVSRIIEPLTSRCSKFRFKPLSDKIQQQRLLDIAKKENVKISDEGIAYLVKVSEGDLRKAITFLQSATRLTGGKEITEKVITDIAGVIPAEKIDGVFAACQSGSFDKLEAVVKDLIDEGHAATQLVNQLHDVVVENNLSDKQKSIITEKLAEVDKCLADGADEHLQLISLCATVMQQLSQNC from the exons ATGCAAGCATTTCTTAAAGGTACATCCATCAGTACTAAACCCCCGCTGACCAAGGATCGAGGAGTAGCTGCCACTGCGGGAAGTAGCGGAGAGAACAAGAAAGCCAAACCCGTTCCCTGGGTGGAAAAATA TCGCCCAAAATGTGTGGATGAAGTTGCTTTCCAGGAAGAAGTGGTTGCAGTGCTGAAAAAATCTTTAGAAGGAGCAGAT CTTCCTAATCTCTTGTTTTACGGACCACCTGGAACTGGAAAAACATCCACTATTTTGGCAGCAGCTAGAGAACTCTTTGG GCCTGAACTTTTCCGATTAAGAGTTCTTGAGTTAAATGCATCTGATGAACGTGGAATACAAGTAGTTCGAGAGAAAGTGAAAAATTTTGCTCAATTAACTGTGTCAGGAAGTCGCTCAGA TGGGAAGCCGTGTCCGCCTTTTAAGATTGTGATTCTGGATGAAGCAGATTCTATGACCTCAGCTGCTCAGGCAGCTTTAAGACGTACCATGGAGAAGGAGTCGAAAACCACCCGATTCTGTCTTATCTGTAACTATGTCAGTCG AATAattgaacccctgacctctagATGTTCAAAATTCCGCTTCAAGCCTCTGtcagataaaattcaacagcagCGATTACTAGACATTGCCAAGAAGGAAAATGTCAAAATTAGTGATGAG GGAATAGCTTATCTTGTTAAAGTGTCAGAAGGAGACTTAAGAAAAGCCATTACATTTCTTCAAAGCGCTACTCGATTAACAGGTGGAAAGGAGATCACAGAGAAAGTGATTACAGACATTGCTGGG GTAATACCAGCTGAGAAAATTGATGGAGTATTTGCTGCCTGTCAGAGTGGCTCTTTTGACAAACTAGAAGCTGTGGTCAAG gaTTTAATAGATGAGGGTCATGCAGCAACTCAGCTCGTCAATCAACTCCATGATGTGGTTGTAGAAAATAACTTATCTGATAAACAGAAGTCTATTATCACAGAAAAACTTGCC GAAGTTGACAAATGCCTAGCAGATGGTGCTGATGAACATTTGCAACTCATCAGCCTTTGTGCAACTGTGATGCAACAGTTATCTCAGAATTGTTAA
- the RFC4 gene encoding replication factor C subunit 4 isoform X2, whose product MQAFLKGTSISTKPPLTKDRGVAATAGSSGENKKAKPVPWVEKYRPKCVDEVAFQEEVVAVLKKSLEGADLPNLLFYGPPGTGKTSTILAAARELFGPELFRLRVLELNASDERGIQVVREKVKNFAQLTVSGSRSDGKPCPPFKIVILDEADSMTSAAQAALRRTMEKESKTTRFCLICNYVSRIIEPLTSRCSKFRFKPLSDKIQQQRLLDIAKKENVKISDEGIAYLVKVSEGDLRKAITFLQSATRLTGGKEITEKVITDIAGDLIDEGHAATQLVNQLHDVVVENNLSDKQKSIITEKLAEVDKCLADGADEHLQLISLCATVMQQLSQNC is encoded by the exons ATGCAAGCATTTCTTAAAGGTACATCCATCAGTACTAAACCCCCGCTGACCAAGGATCGAGGAGTAGCTGCCACTGCGGGAAGTAGCGGAGAGAACAAGAAAGCCAAACCCGTTCCCTGGGTGGAAAAATA TCGCCCAAAATGTGTGGATGAAGTTGCTTTCCAGGAAGAAGTGGTTGCAGTGCTGAAAAAATCTTTAGAAGGAGCAGAT CTTCCTAATCTCTTGTTTTACGGACCACCTGGAACTGGAAAAACATCCACTATTTTGGCAGCAGCTAGAGAACTCTTTGG GCCTGAACTTTTCCGATTAAGAGTTCTTGAGTTAAATGCATCTGATGAACGTGGAATACAAGTAGTTCGAGAGAAAGTGAAAAATTTTGCTCAATTAACTGTGTCAGGAAGTCGCTCAGA TGGGAAGCCGTGTCCGCCTTTTAAGATTGTGATTCTGGATGAAGCAGATTCTATGACCTCAGCTGCTCAGGCAGCTTTAAGACGTACCATGGAGAAGGAGTCGAAAACCACCCGATTCTGTCTTATCTGTAACTATGTCAGTCG AATAattgaacccctgacctctagATGTTCAAAATTCCGCTTCAAGCCTCTGtcagataaaattcaacagcagCGATTACTAGACATTGCCAAGAAGGAAAATGTCAAAATTAGTGATGAG GGAATAGCTTATCTTGTTAAAGTGTCAGAAGGAGACTTAAGAAAAGCCATTACATTTCTTCAAAGCGCTACTCGATTAACAGGTGGAAAGGAGATCACAGAGAAAGTGATTACAGACATTGCTGGG gaTTTAATAGATGAGGGTCATGCAGCAACTCAGCTCGTCAATCAACTCCATGATGTGGTTGTAGAAAATAACTTATCTGATAAACAGAAGTCTATTATCACAGAAAAACTTGCC GAAGTTGACAAATGCCTAGCAGATGGTGCTGATGAACATTTGCAACTCATCAGCCTTTGTGCAACTGTGATGCAACAGTTATCTCAGAATTGTTAA